A genomic stretch from Flavobacterium nitratireducens includes:
- a CDS encoding type 1 glutamine amidotransferase domain-containing protein produces MKKTTVFALVLLTINSIVALAQNKEKMKKVLFVVTSHDQLGNTGEKTGFWSEEFAAPYYELADRGIQIDIASPLGGQPPIDPKSADPASATEDTKRFDKDTELLNKLKHTLKLANVKESDYDAVFYPGGHGPLWDLTKDKNSKALIASFYTNNKPIAFVCHAPGVLKDVKVNEEYLVKGKKLTGFSNTEEAAVGLTNVVPFLLEEVLQANGGIYSKTENWQPYAVEDGLLITGQNPASSKLVAQKLIEKLNK; encoded by the coding sequence ATGAAAAAAACAACCGTATTTGCTTTGGTCCTATTAACAATCAATAGTATCGTAGCATTAGCACAAAATAAAGAAAAGATGAAAAAAGTATTATTTGTAGTTACCAGTCATGACCAATTAGGAAACACAGGAGAAAAAACAGGTTTTTGGTCAGAAGAATTTGCGGCACCGTATTATGAATTAGCCGATAGAGGAATCCAAATTGATATTGCTTCTCCATTAGGTGGTCAACCGCCTATTGACCCAAAAAGTGCCGATCCAGCTTCGGCAACAGAAGACACGAAACGATTTGATAAAGACACTGAATTATTAAACAAATTAAAACATACTTTAAAATTAGCGAACGTAAAAGAATCTGATTACGATGCTGTTTTTTATCCTGGTGGTCACGGTCCTTTATGGGATTTAACTAAAGACAAAAATTCTAAAGCATTAATTGCTTCTTTTTATACCAATAATAAGCCTATTGCTTTTGTATGCCATGCTCCAGGAGTATTAAAAGATGTAAAAGTAAATGAGGAATATTTAGTAAAAGGCAAAAAACTTACTGGATTTTCAAATACTGAAGAAGCTGCGGTAGGATTGACAAATGTAGTTCCATTTTTATTAGAAGAAGTGCTTCAGGCTAATGGCGGAATCTATTCAAAAACCGAAAATTGGCAACCTTATGCAGTCGAAGATGGCTTATTGATTACAGGACAAAACCCTGCCTCTTCAAAACTTGTGGCTCAAAAATTAATAGAAAAATTAAACAAATAA
- a CDS encoding iron-containing alcohol dehydrogenase, whose product MLNFELYNPTQLIFGKGQIEKLNTLIPQGTKILLAYGGGSIFKNGIHQQVIENLKGYEIVEFGGIEPNPHFETLMKAVEVIKAEKIDFILAVGGGSVIDGVKFISAAVNFNGNPIDILQKRILIKENAMPFGTILTLPATGSEMNSGYVVTIKATQEKLAAGGSALFPKFSICDPTVIQSLPKRQLENGVVDAFTHVMEQYLTYPHDGYLQDRIAEGILQTLIEVGPKVVEHPEDYALASNFMWCCTMALNGLIQKGVPSDWATHMIGHELTALYNIDHARTLAIIGPNLYRVLFEAKKAKLAQYGKRIFNLSGSEEEIAKEAIEKTVAFFHQMGMDTQLSQYTDDYSKTADFIVKRFEERGWKGLGENQQVTLEKVKSIVELSY is encoded by the coding sequence ATGTTAAACTTCGAATTATATAACCCTACCCAATTGATTTTTGGAAAAGGTCAAATAGAAAAATTAAACACATTAATTCCACAAGGAACTAAAATTCTCTTAGCTTACGGAGGTGGAAGCATTTTTAAAAATGGAATTCATCAGCAGGTAATTGAAAACCTTAAAGGTTACGAAATTGTTGAATTTGGAGGTATAGAACCCAACCCTCATTTTGAAACTTTGATGAAAGCTGTTGAAGTTATAAAAGCAGAAAAAATTGATTTCATTCTGGCTGTGGGTGGAGGCTCTGTAATTGATGGAGTGAAATTTATTTCGGCAGCAGTTAACTTTAACGGAAATCCAATTGATATTCTTCAAAAACGTATTTTAATAAAGGAAAATGCAATGCCTTTTGGAACAATATTGACTCTTCCAGCAACAGGAAGCGAAATGAACTCAGGGTATGTAGTAACAATTAAAGCGACTCAGGAGAAATTAGCTGCTGGAGGAAGTGCTTTATTTCCAAAATTTTCAATTTGTGACCCAACTGTTATTCAATCTTTACCTAAAAGACAATTAGAAAACGGCGTAGTTGATGCCTTTACCCACGTAATGGAACAATATTTAACCTACCCACACGACGGATATTTACAAGACCGAATTGCCGAAGGAATTTTGCAAACATTAATTGAAGTAGGCCCAAAAGTAGTAGAACATCCAGAAGACTATGCATTAGCATCTAATTTTATGTGGTGTTGTACAATGGCCTTAAACGGATTAATTCAAAAAGGAGTTCCTAGTGACTGGGCTACTCACATGATTGGTCATGAATTAACTGCTTTATATAACATTGATCATGCTAGAACGTTGGCCATCATTGGTCCAAATCTATATCGCGTATTATTTGAAGCTAAAAAAGCAAAACTAGCACAATACGGAAAACGCATTTTTAATCTTTCCGGAAGTGAAGAAGAAATTGCAAAAGAAGCGATCGAAAAAACAGTAGCATTCTTCCATCAAATGGGAATGGATACCCAACTTTCTCAATATACAGATGATTATTCGAAAACAGCCGATTTTATCGTTAAGCGTTTTGAAGAAAGAGGATGGAAAGGATTAGGAGAAAACCAACAAGTTACTTTAGAAAAAGTAAAATCTATTGTTGAATTGAGTTATTAA
- a CDS encoding NAD(P)H-dependent glycerol-3-phosphate dehydrogenase — protein MSQNIKFAVIGGGSWATAITKMLCVNLDEVCWYMRNESAIEHLKNYKHNPNYISSVEFDTIKLLLTNDINKAVNYADYLIFAIPSAFLDSELQKLNVSLKDKIIFSAIKGIVPETSLIVGEHFHFQYEIPYYNIGVITGPCHAEEVALERLSYLTIACGDPEKAKNVAKNLASNYIKTKITDDIIGTEYAAMLKNIYAIAAGIAHGLGYGDNFQSVLMSNAIREMKKFIRKVHKMKRNINDSAYLGDLLVTGYSVFSRNRMFGNMIGKGYTVKSAMMEMSMVAEGYYATKSAYKLNQGYGAKTPIIDAVHDILYEGKNAKAVFKKLTEKLD, from the coding sequence ATGAGTCAAAATATAAAGTTTGCGGTAATAGGTGGAGGAAGCTGGGCAACGGCTATTACAAAGATGCTTTGTGTGAATCTTGATGAAGTTTGCTGGTACATGCGCAACGAATCGGCAATTGAACACTTAAAAAACTACAAACACAATCCAAACTACATAAGTTCGGTTGAATTTGACACCATAAAATTACTTTTAACAAATGATATCAATAAGGCTGTAAACTATGCCGACTATCTAATTTTTGCCATTCCATCTGCATTTTTAGATAGCGAATTGCAAAAACTTAATGTTTCCCTTAAAGATAAAATCATTTTCTCGGCCATCAAAGGTATCGTTCCTGAAACCAGTTTAATTGTAGGTGAACATTTTCACTTTCAATATGAAATACCCTATTACAACATTGGGGTAATAACGGGACCTTGCCATGCCGAAGAAGTAGCATTGGAACGTTTATCCTATCTGACTATCGCCTGCGGTGACCCTGAAAAAGCTAAAAATGTAGCTAAAAATTTGGCAAGCAATTATATCAAAACTAAAATTACAGATGATATCATTGGAACGGAATATGCGGCTATGCTCAAAAATATTTATGCCATTGCTGCCGGAATTGCACATGGTTTAGGTTATGGTGATAATTTCCAATCGGTGTTAATGAGTAATGCCATTCGAGAAATGAAAAAATTCATTCGAAAAGTACATAAAATGAAACGCAACATCAATGATTCGGCTTATTTAGGCGATTTATTGGTTACAGGATATTCTGTGTTTTCCAGAAACAGAATGTTTGGAAACATGATTGGTAAAGGCTATACTGTAAAAAGCGCTATGATGGAAATGAGTATGGTTGCTGAGGGATATTATGCCACAAAAAGTGCTTACAAACTTAACCAAGGTTATGGTGCTAAAACGCCAATTATCGACGCTGTTCATGACATTTTATACGAAGGTAAAAATGCCAAGGCTGTATTTAAAAAACTAACTGAGAAACTGGATTAA
- a CDS encoding GIY-YIG nuclease family protein — MQFQEGYHTYYIYIITNKAKTVLYTGVTNHLKIRLRQHKDNIELGNKTFASKYQVHYLLYFEKFTWIQEAIAREKEIKGWRREKKMDLIKTINPDLEFLNYLFE; from the coding sequence ATGCAATTTCAAGAAGGTTATCACACTTATTACATTTACATTATTACCAATAAAGCCAAAACGGTTTTATACACAGGTGTGACAAATCATCTAAAAATTAGATTGCGACAACATAAAGACAATATAGAATTAGGTAATAAAACTTTTGCTTCAAAATATCAGGTACATTATTTATTGTATTTTGAAAAGTTTACCTGGATTCAGGAAGCAATAGCCAGAGAAAAAGAAATTAAGGGTTGGCGCAGGGAGAAAAAGATGGATTTAATCAAAACAATCAATCCTGATTTAGAGTTTTTGAATTATTTATTTGAATAA